One genomic region from Thermoleptolyngbya sichuanensis A183 encodes:
- the rplT gene encoding 50S ribosomal protein L20 encodes MTRVKRGNVARKRRKKILKLAKGFRGSHSTLFRTANQQVMKALRNAYRDRRKRKRDFRRLWITRINAAARQHGMSYSQLIGSLHKANIEINRKMLAQMAILDPAGFGKVIEVASKAKG; translated from the coding sequence ATGACTCGTGTAAAGCGCGGAAACGTGGCGCGGAAGCGCCGGAAGAAGATTTTGAAGCTGGCGAAGGGCTTTCGGGGGTCACACTCCACCCTGTTTCGCACTGCAAACCAACAGGTGATGAAGGCACTGCGGAACGCCTACCGCGATCGCCGCAAGCGGAAGCGCGATTTTCGCCGCCTCTGGATCACCCGCATCAACGCCGCCGCCCGTCAGCACGGCATGAGCTATAGCCAGCTCATCGGCAGCCTGCACAAAGCCAACATCGAAATCAACCGCAAGATGCTGGCGCAGATGGCGATTCTCGATCCGGCGGGCTTTGGCAAGGTCATCGAAGTGGCAAGCAAAGCAAAGGGTTAG
- a CDS encoding transporter substrate-binding domain-containing protein, protein MPPFAHGADLDTIRRRGYLIVAVKDNLPPLGFQDPSGTLQGLEIDLARQLATELLGRPDAVELRPVANQERVAALLADDVDLVIARMTLTASRARLVDFSEIYYLDGTALITRDSTIQRMAHLRRRAIAVLAHSSTIAVVRSRLPQAQLVGVSSYQEALTLMEAGQVAAFAADASVLIGWAQGNPNYQVLPERLSGEPLAIAMPRGHRYQSLRQRVNQTVLRLRETGWLGDRIRFWGL, encoded by the coding sequence GTGCCCCCGTTCGCTCATGGGGCGGATCTGGACACGATTCGGCGGCGCGGCTACTTAATTGTGGCGGTGAAGGACAACCTGCCGCCGCTGGGCTTTCAGGACCCGTCAGGCACGCTGCAAGGGCTGGAAATTGACCTAGCGCGACAGCTTGCAACGGAGTTGCTGGGCCGTCCCGACGCGGTGGAACTGCGCCCTGTGGCAAATCAAGAGCGAGTGGCGGCGCTGCTGGCAGATGACGTGGATCTGGTCATCGCCCGCATGACGCTGACGGCCTCGCGGGCACGGCTGGTGGACTTCAGCGAGATCTATTATCTGGATGGAACCGCGCTGATCACCCGCGACAGCACGATTCAGCGCATGGCCCACCTGCGCCGTCGGGCGATCGCCGTTCTTGCCCATTCCAGCACGATTGCCGTCGTGCGATCGCGCTTGCCCCAGGCACAGTTGGTCGGCGTAAGTTCCTATCAAGAGGCGCTGACGCTCATGGAAGCAGGCCAGGTCGCTGCCTTTGCCGCCGATGCCAGCGTTCTGATTGGCTGGGCCCAGGGCAACCCCAATTACCAGGTCTTACCAGAGCGGCTATCGGGGGAACCGCTGGCGATCGCCATGCCGAGGGGACATCGCTATCAGAGCCTGCGGCAGCGGGTAAATCAGACCGTCCTGCGGCTTAGGGAAACGGGCTGGCTGGGCGATCGCATTCGGTTTTGGGGCCTGTAG
- a CDS encoding D-glycero-alpha-D-manno-heptose-1,7-bisphosphate 7-phosphatase encodes MNLDQNPPQNPQRDLQNDLQHGHPAVFLDRDGVLNIEAGYIYKLENLNLIPGVAQAVRRLNDRGLFCCLVSNQSGPARGYYPRSHVDNLHERLCRLLHEEAGAWLDAIYYCPDLSPPEGGTVAEFSRWTTWRKPNTGMLVAAAWEHHLDIRRSFMVGDKATDVDLAHNAGCKGILVQTGYGDRVLAGAYQHQTQPDYVAENLAAAVEWICAA; translated from the coding sequence ATGAACTTGGATCAGAATCCACCGCAAAACCCACAGCGCGATCTGCAAAACGATCTGCAACATGGTCACCCGGCCGTGTTCCTCGACCGCGACGGCGTGCTGAATATCGAAGCGGGCTACATTTACAAACTGGAAAACCTGAACCTGATTCCCGGCGTGGCGCAGGCAGTGCGGCGGCTGAACGATCGCGGTCTGTTCTGCTGTCTAGTGTCCAACCAGTCGGGCCCGGCGCGGGGCTACTATCCCCGATCGCACGTTGATAACTTGCACGAACGCCTCTGTCGCCTACTACACGAAGAGGCGGGCGCATGGCTCGACGCAATTTACTATTGCCCTGACCTCAGCCCGCCCGAAGGCGGCACGGTTGCCGAATTTTCCCGCTGGACAACCTGGCGCAAGCCCAATACCGGAATGCTCGTCGCCGCCGCCTGGGAGCATCATCTGGACATTCGCCGCAGCTTCATGGTGGGCGACAAGGCGACGGACGTAGATCTGGCCCACAATGCCGGGTGCAAAGGCATTCTGGTGCAAACGGGCTATGGCGATCGCGTCCTGGCCGGAGCCTACCAGCACCAGACCCAACCCGACTATGTGGCCGAAAACCTGGCCGCCGCCGTCGAGTGGATCTGCGCCGCCTAG
- a CDS encoding SH3 domain-containing protein — protein sequence MESLAYLHTALLYESTEPAPELRDLSELLPSPTSAAWLSAQILAAALVVGTAGSAMAATGTVQTNGNPLNVRSTPGGPVVSSLPNGARVELTGRRSGNYLELANGTWVSADWVAVGNTSPTQPPSGTDRAVGFVNTSGEPLNVRSAPGGAIVGTLPNGTRVELTGRSSNGFLERTNSTWVDGRYITYSQPPVTTPPPSPTPSPGVGAGSSTAFVRTNGSPLNVRNAPGGAVVGSIANGSRVDLTGRRSGEWAERTNGTWISSNWITTNPGTTPQPPTPQPPTPQPPIGGDQGTKFVATNGSPLNVRNAPGGTIIGAIANGSRVELTGRRSGEWVERTNGTWVSNNWLVDNPSGNVGGDISFGRVRTNGSSLNVRNSPGGQVVGTIPNGSRVALTGRRSGGWVQLERGEWVSGDWIVME from the coding sequence ATGGAATCCCTCGCCTATCTCCACACCGCCCTCCTCTACGAAAGCACCGAGCCAGCGCCCGAATTGCGCGACCTGAGCGAGCTATTGCCCTCGCCCACCAGCGCAGCGTGGCTCTCGGCGCAGATCTTGGCAGCGGCTCTGGTTGTCGGCACGGCGGGGTCTGCAATGGCCGCTACGGGCACTGTGCAGACCAATGGCAACCCGTTGAACGTCCGCAGCACCCCAGGCGGACCAGTGGTCAGCAGCTTGCCCAACGGCGCACGGGTTGAGCTAACGGGTCGCCGCAGCGGCAACTATCTAGAACTGGCCAACGGCACCTGGGTTTCCGCCGACTGGGTTGCGGTGGGCAATACCAGCCCGACCCAGCCCCCCAGCGGCACCGACCGAGCAGTAGGCTTTGTGAATACTTCGGGAGAGCCGTTGAATGTCCGCAGTGCGCCTGGTGGGGCAATTGTAGGCACGCTGCCCAACGGCACGCGAGTCGAACTGACGGGTCGTTCCAGCAACGGCTTTTTGGAACGCACCAACAGCACCTGGGTCGATGGCCGCTACATTACCTACAGCCAGCCGCCCGTCACGACTCCTCCGCCCAGCCCCACCCCCAGCCCCGGTGTGGGCGCAGGTAGCAGCACCGCCTTTGTGCGGACTAATGGCAGCCCGCTGAACGTGCGAAATGCCCCCGGCGGCGCAGTTGTTGGATCAATCGCCAACGGCAGCCGGGTGGATCTGACGGGTCGGCGCAGCGGTGAATGGGCTGAGCGCACCAACGGCACCTGGATTTCGAGTAATTGGATTACGACCAATCCGGGAACTACGCCCCAGCCGCCCACGCCGCAACCCCCTACCCCGCAGCCGCCCATCGGAGGCGATCAGGGTACTAAATTTGTCGCAACCAACGGCAGCCCGCTGAATGTCCGCAATGCGCCCGGCGGCACCATTATTGGGGCGATCGCCAACGGCAGTCGGGTCGAACTCACAGGTCGCCGCAGCGGCGAATGGGTTGAGCGCACCAACGGCACCTGGGTATCTAATAATTGGCTGGTTGATAATCCCTCTGGAAATGTGGGCGGCGATATTTCCTTCGGGCGAGTCCGCACCAACGGCAGCTCGCTGAATGTCCGCAATAGCCCCGGTGGGCAGGTCGTGGGAACGATTCCTAACGGTAGCCGGGTAGCGCTGACGGGGCGACGTAGCGGCGGCTGGGTGCAGCTAGAGCGGGGCGAGTGGGTGTCGGGCGATTGGATTGTGATGGAATAG
- a CDS encoding GAF domain-containing protein, whose product MSLKSRSKKTPPQSNSEEPQSGNAPLSERPAPASSCQSAENSERNCENRHSTGPESLSGGSHLSNSHARSHSSPAPPIDGSAASSSAIAQSLLKFDSLEISSLEASSLKASSLADFSDALLPFIQPLLTLISDLVYVYDRVAHRLMLINDDQIVAVLGDCLEGLQSPSIAALSARVHSEDWARVQTYLAQMLGESSDEHEVEFRLRQSNGEWRWLRSRDRLLSHTPDGLPWQRLGLLTDITHQKQTDSTAQPTSLVEQQMGLVSKQATHFARMLSQSLDLKDILNTAVDQVQQIFQADRVLIYRLFENGTGSIIVDALAEGCPTISGHPPPESIFPIADRSTSSAGWVYSLSSLETESLSEHSRSVLRRLGVRAMLVVPMMQQDRLWGWLVVHQCLGDRTWQKWEIDLITQLAGQLDLAIAQSELYQQVQRLNVDLERQIQARTAELRLASNFEATLKRITDKVRDSLDEDQILQTAVQELAIATEISCCNAALYDLEEGTSTVRYEYTTTVSPYQGRTADLAAFPEIYGPLLNGQSLQFCSLVPNPVRGRVSMLATPIMDDQGVLGDLWMINHAFYAFGEQDLRMAQQVANQCAIALRQARLFQAAQAQVRELEKLNQLKDDFLSTVSHELRTPMSNIKMAIQMLELILRQTGILDSTTEPEPNRVNRYFKILREESQREISLINDLLDLSRLDAGADALHLSSINLAGWLIPLLRPFEERTRNHQQSLQIRLDADSLPPLITDLAKLERVVTELLTNACKYTPAGGEIWVEVKRLEAGGQRQEEGEEGRGKNEERRGKNEEGRTKREERKRRLEAGGQGQENGVGWEDREEPPFQGLVIPKLQIRVINTGTEIPLVERDRIFEKFYRIPNNDPWKYGGTGLGLALVKKLVMCLQGTLELDCADGQVQFTVTLPLQPE is encoded by the coding sequence ATGAGCCTAAAATCTCGGTCGAAAAAGACCCCGCCCCAATCCAACTCGGAGGAACCGCAGTCGGGAAATGCGCCCCTTTCCGAGCGCCCTGCTCCGGCATCTTCTTGTCAGTCGGCGGAGAATTCTGAACGGAACTGCGAGAATAGACACAGCACTGGGCCCGAATCTTTGTCAGGCGGTTCCCATTTGAGCAACAGTCATGCGCGATCGCACTCTTCTCCTGCGCCACCGATCGACGGTTCCGCTGCTTCATCGTCTGCAATCGCTCAATCCCTGCTCAAGTTTGACAGCCTGGAAATTAGCAGCCTGGAAGCTAGCAGCCTGAAAGCTAGCAGCCTGGCGGATTTCTCAGATGCGCTGCTGCCGTTCATTCAACCGCTGCTCACGCTGATTTCTGACCTGGTTTATGTCTATGACCGGGTGGCGCACCGCCTCATGCTGATCAACGACGATCAGATAGTGGCAGTGTTGGGGGATTGCCTAGAGGGACTACAGTCGCCTAGTATCGCCGCCCTCTCTGCACGGGTTCATTCAGAAGACTGGGCACGGGTGCAGACGTATCTGGCTCAGATGTTGGGCGAGTCGAGCGATGAGCATGAGGTGGAATTTCGTCTGCGGCAGAGCAACGGCGAGTGGCGCTGGCTGCGATCGCGCGATCGCCTGTTGTCTCACACGCCCGATGGACTGCCCTGGCAGCGGTTGGGCCTTTTGACTGATATTACCCACCAAAAGCAAACAGACTCTACCGCCCAGCCAACGTCCTTGGTCGAGCAGCAGATGGGGCTGGTTTCCAAACAAGCCACCCACTTTGCCCGGATGCTGAGTCAGTCTTTGGATTTGAAAGACATCCTGAATACGGCTGTAGATCAGGTTCAGCAAATCTTTCAGGCAGATCGGGTGCTGATCTACCGCCTGTTTGAAAATGGCACAGGCAGCATCATCGTGGATGCACTCGCCGAAGGGTGTCCCACGATTTCCGGGCATCCGCCGCCAGAGAGCATCTTCCCGATTGCCGATCGCTCGACTAGCAGCGCAGGCTGGGTCTACAGCCTCAGCAGCCTAGAAACGGAATCCCTTTCAGAGCATTCTCGCAGTGTTTTGCGACGGCTGGGCGTTCGCGCCATGCTGGTCGTGCCGATGATGCAGCAGGATAGGCTGTGGGGCTGGTTGGTGGTGCATCAGTGTTTGGGCGATCGCACCTGGCAGAAGTGGGAAATTGACCTGATTACCCAACTTGCGGGTCAGTTAGACCTGGCTATTGCCCAATCGGAACTTTATCAGCAGGTGCAGCGCCTGAATGTTGATCTGGAGCGGCAGATTCAGGCCCGCACGGCCGAACTGCGGCTAGCGTCGAACTTTGAAGCGACGCTCAAACGCATTACCGACAAGGTGCGCGACAGCCTCGACGAAGATCAGATTTTGCAAACGGCAGTGCAGGAATTGGCGATCGCCACCGAGATTAGCTGCTGCAATGCCGCCCTCTATGACCTGGAAGAGGGCACTTCCACCGTCCGCTATGAATACACCACCACCGTCTCGCCTTACCAAGGACGCACCGCCGATCTAGCGGCCTTCCCAGAGATCTACGGCCCATTGCTCAACGGGCAGAGTCTACAATTCTGTTCTCTGGTGCCCAACCCGGTGCGCGGGCGCGTGTCCATGCTGGCAACGCCCATTATGGACGACCAGGGCGTGCTGGGCGATTTGTGGATGATCAACCACGCCTTCTATGCCTTTGGCGAACAGGACTTGCGCATGGCGCAGCAGGTGGCCAACCAGTGTGCGATCGCCCTCCGCCAGGCCCGGCTGTTTCAAGCTGCCCAGGCCCAGGTACGAGAGCTGGAAAAACTCAACCAGCTCAAAGACGACTTCCTCAGCACCGTCTCCCACGAGCTGCGAACGCCCATGTCCAACATCAAAATGGCCATTCAAATGCTAGAGCTAATCCTCCGGCAGACGGGCATTTTAGACAGCACCACCGAGCCAGAGCCAAACCGGGTCAACCGATACTTCAAAATCCTGCGGGAAGAGTCTCAGCGCGAAATCAGCCTGATCAACGACCTGCTTGACCTGTCGCGGCTCGACGCGGGCGCAGATGCGCTACACCTCAGCAGCATTAACCTAGCAGGCTGGCTGATTCCGCTGCTGCGCCCGTTTGAGGAACGCACCCGCAATCACCAGCAATCCCTGCAAATTCGCCTAGACGCAGACAGTCTGCCACCTCTGATCACCGACTTGGCCAAGCTAGAGCGCGTGGTTACAGAACTGCTGACCAATGCCTGCAAATACACCCCTGCGGGCGGCGAAATCTGGGTCGAGGTGAAGCGGCTGGAAGCGGGGGGGCAAAGGCAGGAGGAGGGGGAAGAGGGAAGAGGGAAGAACGAAGAACGAAGAGGGAAGAACGAAGAGGGAAGAACGAAGAGGGAAGAACGAAAGAGGCGGCTGGAGGCTGGGGGGCAAGGGCAGGAGAACGGAGTTGGGTGGGAGGACAGGGAAGAGCCTCCTTTCCAAGGTCTTGTCATTCCAAAGCTCCAGATTCGCGTCATCAATACGGGCACTGAAATCCCGCTCGTTGAGCGCGATCGCATTTTTGAAAAGTTCTACCGCATTCCCAACAACGACCCCTGGAAATATGGCGGCACGGGGCTAGGGCTGGCGCTGGTGAAAAAGCTGGTGATGTGTCTGCAAGGGACGCTGGAGCTAGACTGTGCTGACGGACAGGTGCAATTCACCGTCACGCTGCCGCTTCAGCCAGAATAA
- a CDS encoding low molecular weight protein-tyrosine-phosphatase, with product MPYKLLFVCLGNICRSPSAENIMNLLIRQNGLDGQIICDSAGTGAWHIGNPPDRRMNAAAQAKLGITLEGTARQFHPDDFEEFDLILAMDKENYENILRLDRSGQYRHKVKLMCDYCQTYGDREVPDPYYGGTEGFNYVIDLLMDACGGLLTELKASGAIAQ from the coding sequence ATGCCCTACAAGCTGCTGTTTGTTTGCCTTGGCAACATCTGTCGATCGCCCTCTGCGGAAAATATTATGAACCTGCTGATCCGACAAAACGGGCTAGACGGGCAGATTATTTGCGATTCGGCGGGTACGGGTGCATGGCACATTGGCAACCCGCCCGATCGCCGCATGAACGCCGCTGCTCAGGCGAAGCTGGGCATTACGCTAGAGGGAACCGCCCGCCAGTTTCATCCCGATGATTTTGAGGAATTTGACCTGATCCTGGCAATGGACAAAGAGAATTACGAAAATATTCTGCGCCTCGACCGCAGCGGGCAATATCGCCACAAGGTCAAGCTGATGTGCGACTATTGCCAAACCTATGGCGATCGCGAAGTGCCCGACCCCTACTACGGCGGCACAGAGGGATTTAACTACGTGATTGACCTGCTGATGGATGCCTGCGGCGGATTGCTGACAGAGTTGAAGGCGAGTGGGGCGATCGCCCAATAG
- the psbV2 gene encoding photosystem II cytochrome PsbV2, with protein sequence MLWLEILRPVVTRWRVAGWVVVGCWIGAIALLPQGAIAGPVDPYVARFLDASEPVELPLDADTTRPFSAIDLTAGKRLFEENCKNCHVGGSTLPNPTVPLSLAALKGATPPRDTINRLVAFLRAPTTYDGSEEALECRRVSEDWMNQTQVENLSAFILRSAQKAPGWGTADF encoded by the coding sequence ATACTCTGGTTAGAGATACTCCGACCCGTCGTAACTCGGTGGCGGGTGGCCGGGTGGGTGGTGGTTGGATGCTGGATTGGGGCGATCGCGCTGCTGCCGCAAGGGGCGATCGCCGGGCCTGTTGATCCCTATGTGGCGCGGTTTCTGGATGCCTCCGAGCCAGTGGAACTGCCGCTCGATGCAGACACGACTCGACCGTTCTCGGCGATCGACCTGACCGCAGGCAAGCGCCTGTTTGAAGAAAACTGCAAAAACTGTCATGTCGGCGGTTCGACCCTGCCCAACCCGACCGTGCCGCTGTCTCTTGCAGCGCTGAAGGGCGCAACCCCGCCCCGCGATACCATTAATCGCCTGGTTGCCTTTCTGAGGGCCCCTACAACCTACGACGGCTCTGAAGAGGCGCTGGAGTGTCGTCGCGTTTCGGAGGACTGGATGAACCAGACGCAGGTCGAAAACCTATCCGCCTTCATTCTGCGATCGGCTCAGAAAGCACCTGGCTGGGGCACGGCTGACTTCTAG
- a CDS encoding SRPBCC family protein, translating to MLDFWGRHSRRGAEEWVQPLVETYQALSSASVDALWQRVINLADVSWHPLIARTNVPKGLIPKPGLIYQAVSRLFLPIPIRIFVERVSPRELLSVRILALPGIEERVTYRVESTLCGTRVSYSVTLKGWLSPLIWSFIRPYAARVATELAHAAEQDLERAACPRSSRRALPNMNADLFGLLLLVCSLSPSLHS from the coding sequence ATGTTGGATTTTTGGGGTCGGCATTCACGCCGTGGTGCGGAAGAATGGGTGCAGCCCCTCGTGGAAACCTATCAGGCCCTTAGCTCTGCTTCGGTGGATGCTCTCTGGCAGCGAGTCATTAACCTGGCTGACGTTTCCTGGCATCCGCTAATTGCCCGCACCAACGTTCCCAAAGGACTCATCCCCAAACCAGGACTGATTTATCAAGCGGTTTCGCGCCTGTTTCTGCCGATTCCGATTCGGATTTTTGTTGAGCGGGTGTCGCCCCGCGAGTTGCTGAGCGTCCGTATCCTAGCGCTGCCGGGGATAGAGGAGCGAGTCACCTATCGCGTTGAATCTACGCTCTGCGGTACGCGAGTGTCCTATTCTGTCACGCTCAAGGGCTGGCTGTCGCCGCTGATCTGGTCGTTTATTCGCCCCTATGCTGCTCGCGTGGCCACTGAGCTAGCCCATGCCGCTGAGCAAGATTTGGAACGGGCGGCCTGTCCCCGATCGTCTCGCCGCGCTTTGCCCAATATGAACGCCGATCTGTTCGGGCTGCTGCTGCTCGTCTGTAGTCTGTCTCCTTCGCTTCATTCCTGA